A portion of the Laspinema palackyanum D2c genome contains these proteins:
- a CDS encoding tyrosine-type recombinase/integrase: protein MPKNSRHGQSEILTDSDYARIFKHLNNPTHRLFLTIARFTGERWGAILQLKVTDCYKDPSEPVALDFVTFRACTRKASPDGTRETRQVPIHPLLKSELENYHPPLQGWLFPSPRYADRPLRFQSADLWFRRAVEKAGLQRRGISTHSTRRTLITSLSRSGVSIPVLKKITGHKNDRVLLRYVEVDPEQITNAIALL from the coding sequence ATGCCCAAAAATTCTCGTCATGGACAATCGGAAATTTTAACGGATTCAGATTATGCCAGAATATTTAAACATCTGAACAATCCGACTCATCGCTTATTTCTGACGATTGCTCGTTTCACCGGGGAAAGATGGGGTGCAATCCTTCAATTGAAGGTTACGGATTGTTATAAGGATCCATCTGAACCCGTTGCCTTAGATTTTGTGACGTTCCGCGCTTGCACTCGCAAGGCTTCCCCGGATGGAACCCGAGAGACTAGGCAGGTCCCAATTCATCCCCTGCTAAAGTCGGAACTCGAAAATTATCACCCGCCGCTGCAAGGTTGGTTATTCCCCAGCCCGCGATATGCCGATCGCCCTTTGCGGTTCCAGAGTGCTGACTTATGGTTCCGTCGCGCGGTTGAGAAAGCTGGATTGCAGCGTAGGGGGATATCAACCCACTCAACCCGACGAACTCTCATTACTTCCCTGTCCCGTTCCGGGGTGTCTATCCCGGTCTTGAAAAAAATCACGGGTCACAAGAATGATCGGGTGTTGTTGCGCTATGTCGAGGTAGACCCCGAACAAATCACGAACGCGATCGCGCTATTGTGA